A region of Rhodanobacteraceae bacterium DNA encodes the following proteins:
- a CDS encoding Glycosyl hydrolase, BNR repeat precursor produces MKRFLLALGIVAVAGCGVSWATGAHARTYDEGLFAQMQWRPIGPLRGGRGRAIAGVPSQPNVFYIGNDDGGVWKSTDYGNSWQPIFDQQPTSSIGAIAVADSNPDVIYVGTGESTIRPDQATGMGMYKSTDAGKTWRFIGLKETQDIAMIAVDPKNPDRVFAAAMGHVYGPNAERGIFRSLDGGKTWKKVLYVNEYVSGDDVEIDPANPDIVYATLWQQQQAPWENGQFGGTDGGIFKSTDGGNTWTKLTKGLPDVQQALLRIAPSNPDILYAAVSSGKGAPDGDVTLYRSNDAGASWFTITRDPRPASRIGGGDLPMLAIDPKNPDIVYSDTPVLWKSVDGGKTWTGFRGAPGGDDYQQTWINPNNPDIIAVNSDQGAIVTVNGGKTWSSWYNQPTAAMYKVGIDNTWPYRVCGGQQDSGSACVLSRGNDGELTAHDWHPAGIEEYGGAAIDPLHPNLVYGGSRSGVTRYDRDTGQIADVGPMASRDPDYRTVRTMPILFSPVDPQRLYFTSNTVWQSDNGGQDWKQISPDLTRKTWTVPASVGKYKDDPDAKPTDRGVVYALAPSPLDKNLLWAGTDDGLIWVTHDGGGHWDNVTPPELKPWWRVFSLEASHFDPKVAYAAINTMWLDEMRPHLFRTEDGGKHWTEIDNGITPDAATNVIREDPERKGLLFAGTETQTWVSFDNGDHWQSLRLNMPAVSVRDLAVHGDDLIAATHGRGFQVLDDITPLRQIDAQVAKARVTLYKPETAVRVRWDMNPPTPWRVPSLPNPPPGAIVDYYLAHNASGPVTLDVYTADGKLVRHYSSADPEKPLDPAKLDVPDWWPRPPMNLSTQAGMHRFVWDMHWSPMPGALQFLDMNQAVEHDTPVMASSPWVMPGHYTLKLAVGGKTYTQPLVVQMDPRVKTSTADLQKQFDASMQAYAQAMAASRALGQVRDLEKQIAAREAGNKSDAKLAGYRKQLEALSGAKAGSMFEFFFRHGPPNLGSVGGELQMLMVRMQGADQAPTAADLAALDKTSAELKSLMDRWNTLKGQPLADLNRALRQAKQPPLALAKAVAPAGWNAGWITTNRDQEEQ; encoded by the coding sequence ATGAAGCGCTTTCTGCTGGCGTTGGGGATCGTGGCCGTGGCGGGTTGTGGCGTGTCCTGGGCAACCGGGGCGCACGCGCGGACGTACGACGAAGGCTTGTTTGCGCAGATGCAATGGCGGCCGATCGGCCCGCTGCGCGGCGGCCGCGGTCGCGCGATCGCGGGCGTGCCGAGCCAGCCGAACGTGTTCTACATCGGCAACGACGACGGCGGGGTGTGGAAGTCCACCGACTACGGCAACAGTTGGCAGCCGATCTTCGACCAGCAGCCGACCAGCTCGATTGGCGCGATTGCGGTGGCGGACTCCAATCCGGACGTGATCTACGTCGGCACCGGCGAAAGCACCATCCGCCCCGACCAGGCCACCGGCATGGGCATGTACAAGTCCACCGATGCCGGCAAGACCTGGCGGTTCATTGGCCTCAAGGAAACGCAGGACATCGCGATGATCGCGGTGGACCCGAAGAATCCGGACCGCGTGTTCGCGGCGGCGATGGGGCATGTGTACGGGCCGAACGCGGAACGCGGGATCTTCCGTTCGCTGGATGGCGGAAAGACGTGGAAGAAGGTCTTGTATGTCAATGAATACGTGAGTGGTGACGACGTCGAAATCGATCCCGCGAACCCCGACATCGTGTACGCGACGCTGTGGCAACAGCAGCAGGCACCGTGGGAGAACGGGCAGTTCGGCGGCACCGACGGCGGCATTTTCAAATCGACCGATGGCGGCAACACCTGGACCAAGCTGACGAAAGGATTGCCGGACGTGCAGCAGGCGCTGCTGCGGATCGCGCCGAGCAATCCGGACATCCTGTATGCGGCGGTGTCGAGCGGCAAGGGTGCGCCCGATGGCGACGTTACCCTCTATCGATCGAACGATGCGGGCGCAAGCTGGTTCACGATCACCAGGGATCCGCGTCCGGCCTCGCGCATCGGCGGCGGCGACCTGCCGATGCTGGCGATCGACCCGAAGAACCCCGACATCGTGTACAGCGACACGCCGGTGCTGTGGAAATCCGTGGACGGCGGCAAGACCTGGACGGGATTCCGCGGCGCACCGGGCGGCGATGACTACCAGCAGACCTGGATCAACCCGAACAATCCCGACATCATCGCGGTCAACAGCGACCAAGGCGCGATCGTCACCGTCAACGGCGGCAAGACCTGGAGTTCCTGGTACAACCAGCCGACCGCCGCGATGTACAAGGTCGGCATCGACAACACCTGGCCGTACCGCGTGTGCGGCGGCCAGCAGGATTCGGGTTCCGCGTGCGTGCTGTCGCGCGGCAACGACGGTGAGCTGACCGCGCACGACTGGCATCCGGCCGGCATCGAGGAATACGGCGGCGCCGCGATCGATCCGCTGCACCCGAACCTGGTTTACGGCGGTTCCCGCAGCGGCGTGACGCGCTACGACCGCGACACCGGACAGATCGCGGACGTTGGGCCGATGGCTTCGCGCGATCCCGATTACCGCACGGTGCGCACGATGCCGATCCTGTTTTCGCCGGTCGATCCGCAGCGTTTGTACTTCACCTCGAATACGGTGTGGCAGAGCGACAACGGCGGACAGGACTGGAAACAGATCAGCCCGGATCTCACGCGCAAGACCTGGACGGTGCCGGCGAGCGTCGGCAAGTACAAGGATGATCCCGATGCCAAGCCGACTGACCGCGGCGTGGTGTATGCGCTGGCGCCTTCGCCGCTGGACAAGAACCTGCTTTGGGCCGGCACCGACGATGGCCTGATCTGGGTAACGCACGACGGCGGCGGGCACTGGGACAACGTCACGCCGCCCGAGTTGAAGCCGTGGTGGCGCGTGTTCTCGCTGGAAGCCAGCCACTTCGATCCGAAGGTCGCGTACGCGGCGATCAACACGATGTGGCTGGACGAAATGCGTCCGCACCTGTTCCGCACCGAGGATGGCGGCAAGCACTGGACCGAGATCGACAACGGCATCACGCCTGACGCCGCGACCAACGTGATCCGCGAGGACCCCGAGCGCAAGGGCCTGCTGTTTGCGGGCACCGAAACGCAAACGTGGGTGTCGTTCGACAACGGCGACCACTGGCAATCGCTGCGGCTCAACATGCCGGCGGTGTCGGTGCGCGACCTTGCGGTGCACGGCGATGACCTGATTGCCGCGACGCACGGCCGCGGCTTCCAGGTGCTGGACGACATCACGCCGCTGCGCCAGATCGACGCGCAGGTCGCGAAGGCACGCGTGACGCTGTACAAGCCGGAAACCGCGGTGCGCGTGCGCTGGGACATGAATCCGCCGACGCCGTGGCGCGTGCCCTCGCTGCCGAATCCGCCGCCGGGCGCGATTGTCGATTACTACCTCGCGCACAACGCCAGCGGGCCGGTGACGCTGGACGTCTATACGGCCGATGGCAAGCTGGTACGGCACTACTCGAGCGCCGATCCCGAAAAGCCGCTCGATCCGGCGAAGCTCGACGTGCCGGACTGGTGGCCGCGTCCGCCGATGAACTTGTCCACGCAAGCCGGGATGCATCGCTTCGTGTGGGACATGCACTGGTCGCCGATGCCGGGTGCGTTGCAGTTCCTGGACATGAACCAGGCGGTCGAGCACGACACGCCTGTGATGGCGAGTTCGCCCTGGGTGATGCCGGGCCACTACACGCTCAAGCTTGCGGTTGGCGGCAAGACGTACACGCAACCGCTGGTGGTGCAGATGGATCCGCGCGTGAAAACCTCGACAGCGGACTTGCAGAAGCAGTTCGATGCATCAATGCAGGCGTATGCGCAGGCGATGGCCGCGAGCCGTGCGCTCGGTCAGGTGCGTGATCTGGAGAAACAGATCGCCGCGCGCGAAGCGGGAAACAAATCGGATGCCAAGCTTGCGGGTTATCGGAAACAACTCGAAGCGCTGTCCGGCGCCAAGGCCGGTTCGATGTTCGAGTTCTTCTTCCGCCACGGCCCGCCGAATCTCGGCAGCGTGGGCGGCGAACTGCAGATGCTGATGGTCCGGATGCAGGGCGCGGACCAGGCGCCGACGGCGGCGGACCTCGCGGCGCTGGACAAGACCAGCGCGGAATTGAAGTCGCTGATGGATCGCTGGAACACACTCAAGGGACAACCGCTGGCGGACCTGAACCGCGCATTGCGGCAGGCGAAGCAGCCGCCGCTGGCGCTCGCGAAAGCGGTCGCGCCGGCCGGGTGGAACGCCGGATGGATCACCACCAACCGCGATCAGGAAGAACAATGA
- a CDS encoding Glycosyl hydrolase, BNR repeat precursor, translated as MKARLVAALLLLTFAGAALAADKPAGPFANLKFRNLGPAVSGGRVSATIGVPGKPGVYYVGTAGAGLWKTTDDGIKWDNVFKHGDAASIGAVALAPSNPKDIWLGTGEANPRNDVLLGHGVYFSPDDGKTWQFKGLADAGLISNIVVSPKDPNTVYVAVLGNPWKPSETRGVFMTTDGGRNWKKVLYVNDTTGASDIEIDPSNPNVLLAGMWTEQRRPWTQINGSTDGGIWKSTDGGRTWNKLAGGLPTTDPTDRVKIGFAPSSPNIVYATMPTQHCILWSSIDSGDHWKCISNNHELAVRMFYFSSFAVAPNDPKTIYFSSFNLMKSTDGGKTARVIDRGVHVDHHSIWIDPKNPERMIQGNDGGAFESVDGGKSWRSFNNMPIEEFYTVAISNTVPFGVCGGIQDDNAACGPSNSLAGSGIWGADWWNPSGGDGTYVVPAPSDPSIVYAASQNGFTSRIDTKNWTRKFIRPVMTSMGDTPISKLQYRFNWSSPIAVSPTDPNTLYIGANVVFKSTDGGANWQPISKDLTRDIKEHQPVAGGPVFHDISSAENTDTILSISLADTDPNVIWVGTDDGLVWVSKDGGANWTNVSAGLPQAVKLGRIYQIGVSPFDAGTAYIAVDGHMLGDEHPYVLKTRDYGAHWQSIANGLPDNAAAVVVREDPNRKGLLALGTMHGLYLSFDDGAHWHAMTGNLPTMAVFDIKFTKSPHDLVLATHGYGLWILDNIEALEQWQPKLADDSFHLFPSAQGTEWIEFGGRHIGPAPGEFKTSNPPSGPTIVYSLAKAINVPKACAKEENKNGDESAQPAQGAKKPAKEKAHKPSFEQCNPVVVTVTDSTGKPVARFHAPGKAGINVASWNMRYTGVELPKSLRAEERPDENDQPKGPLALPGSYRVKVEANGHAESQTVQVAADPRVNPPMDVQRAAFDTAMRLRGEAAADVAMIGRTYGMMQTLDKVLDSTRDAAAGSAKANLHARAETLKQQLGDFAKNLYDPSIQYKVPEDDLHQLAPWGMSFFDVYRSASRMGPDQAPNANQREYIAQKEAGLQPLLDRFNGSVRQAVEKFNADAKHAGMPTLPIGEPVKVGDPKLLAADN; from the coding sequence GTGAAAGCACGACTCGTTGCAGCGCTGTTGTTGCTGACCTTCGCCGGGGCCGCGCTGGCCGCCGACAAGCCCGCTGGCCCGTTCGCCAATCTCAAATTCCGCAATCTCGGGCCGGCCGTGTCGGGCGGTCGCGTGAGCGCGACGATCGGCGTGCCGGGCAAGCCGGGCGTGTATTACGTCGGCACCGCCGGCGCCGGTTTGTGGAAAACCACCGACGACGGCATCAAGTGGGACAACGTGTTCAAGCACGGCGATGCGGCATCGATCGGCGCGGTCGCACTGGCGCCCTCGAATCCGAAAGACATCTGGCTCGGCACCGGCGAAGCCAATCCGCGCAACGACGTGCTGCTTGGCCACGGCGTGTATTTCTCGCCCGACGACGGCAAGACCTGGCAGTTCAAGGGACTCGCCGACGCGGGATTGATCTCGAACATCGTCGTCAGCCCGAAAGATCCGAATACCGTTTACGTCGCGGTGTTGGGCAATCCGTGGAAGCCCAGCGAGACGCGCGGCGTGTTCATGACCACCGACGGCGGTAGGAACTGGAAGAAGGTGCTGTACGTCAACGACACCACGGGCGCCAGCGACATCGAGATCGATCCGTCCAACCCGAACGTGCTGCTGGCCGGCATGTGGACCGAGCAGCGCAGGCCGTGGACGCAGATCAACGGCAGCACCGACGGCGGCATCTGGAAATCGACCGACGGCGGCCGGACCTGGAACAAACTCGCCGGCGGCTTGCCGACGACCGATCCCACGGACCGCGTCAAGATCGGGTTCGCGCCGTCGTCGCCGAACATCGTGTACGCGACGATGCCGACACAGCATTGCATCCTGTGGAGCAGCATCGATTCCGGCGACCACTGGAAGTGCATCAGCAACAACCACGAGCTCGCGGTACGGATGTTCTACTTCAGTTCGTTCGCGGTAGCGCCGAACGATCCCAAGACGATCTACTTCAGTTCCTTCAACCTGATGAAGTCCACCGACGGCGGCAAGACCGCCAGGGTGATCGATCGCGGCGTGCACGTGGATCACCACTCGATATGGATCGATCCGAAGAATCCCGAGCGCATGATCCAGGGCAACGACGGCGGCGCGTTCGAGAGCGTGGACGGCGGCAAGAGCTGGCGCTCGTTCAACAACATGCCGATCGAGGAGTTCTACACCGTCGCGATTTCCAACACGGTGCCGTTCGGCGTGTGCGGCGGCATCCAGGACGACAACGCGGCGTGCGGGCCGTCCAACAGTCTCGCCGGCTCCGGCATCTGGGGTGCGGACTGGTGGAATCCGTCGGGCGGCGACGGCACCTACGTGGTGCCCGCGCCTTCCGATCCTTCAATCGTGTATGCCGCGTCGCAGAACGGTTTCACCTCGCGCATCGATACCAAAAACTGGACGCGCAAGTTCATCCGTCCGGTGATGACGAGCATGGGCGACACGCCGATCTCGAAACTCCAGTACCGCTTCAACTGGAGTTCGCCGATCGCGGTGTCGCCGACCGATCCCAACACGCTCTACATCGGCGCCAACGTGGTGTTCAAGTCCACCGACGGCGGCGCCAACTGGCAGCCGATCTCGAAGGACCTCACGCGCGACATCAAGGAACACCAGCCCGTCGCGGGCGGTCCGGTGTTTCACGACATCTCCAGTGCGGAGAACACCGACACCATCCTCTCGATCTCGTTGGCGGATACTGACCCGAACGTGATCTGGGTCGGCACCGACGACGGCCTGGTGTGGGTCAGCAAGGACGGCGGCGCCAACTGGACCAATGTTTCCGCCGGCCTGCCGCAGGCGGTGAAGCTCGGCCGCATCTACCAGATCGGCGTATCGCCGTTCGATGCCGGCACCGCCTACATCGCGGTGGACGGCCACATGCTGGGCGACGAACACCCGTACGTGCTGAAGACCCGCGACTACGGCGCGCACTGGCAGAGCATCGCCAACGGCCTGCCGGACAATGCCGCCGCGGTGGTGGTGCGCGAGGATCCCAATCGCAAGGGCCTGCTCGCGCTCGGCACGATGCACGGGCTGTACCTGTCGTTCGACGACGGCGCGCACTGGCACGCGATGACCGGCAACCTGCCGACGATGGCGGTGTTCGACATCAAGTTCACCAAGTCGCCGCATGACCTGGTGCTGGCGACGCACGGCTACGGCCTGTGGATCCTCGACAACATCGAGGCGTTGGAGCAGTGGCAGCCGAAACTGGCGGACGACAGCTTCCATCTGTTCCCGAGCGCGCAGGGCACCGAGTGGATCGAGTTCGGCGGCCGCCACATCGGCCCCGCACCGGGCGAGTTCAAGACGTCCAATCCGCCGAGCGGACCGACCATCGTGTATTCGCTGGCGAAGGCGATCAATGTGCCCAAGGCCTGCGCCAAGGAAGAGAACAAGAACGGCGACGAATCGGCGCAGCCCGCGCAGGGCGCGAAGAAACCCGCCAAGGAAAAGGCGCACAAGCCTTCGTTCGAACAGTGCAACCCGGTCGTCGTCACCGTGACCGACAGCACCGGCAAGCCGGTCGCGCGTTTCCATGCGCCCGGCAAGGCCGGCATCAACGTGGCGTCGTGGAACATGCGCTACACCGGCGTCGAACTGCCGAAGTCGCTGCGTGCGGAAGAACGTCCCGACGAGAACGACCAGCCCAAGGGCCCGCTCGCGTTGCCGGGCAGTTATCGGGTGAAGGTGGAAGCGAACGGCCACGCCGAGAGCCAGACCGTGCAGGTGGCTGCCGATCCACGCGTCAATCCGCCGATGGACGTGCAGCGCGCTGCGTTCGACACCGCGATGCGACTGCGCGGCGAAGCCGCCGCGGACGTAGCGATGATCGGCCGCACCTACGGCATGATGCAGACGCTCGACAAGGTTCTGGATTCGACCAGGGACGCCGCGGCGGGCAGCGCCAAGGCCAACCTGCACGCGCGTGCCGAAACCCTGAAGCAACAGCTCGGCGACTTCGCGAAGAACCTCTACGACCCGAGCATCCAGTACAAGGTGCCGGAAGACGACCTGCACCAGCTCGCGCCGTGGGGCATGAGTTTCTTCGACGTGTATCGCAGCGCTTCGCGGATGGGCCCGGATCAGGCGCCGAACGCGAACCAGCGCGAATACATCGCGCAGAAGGAAGCCGGCCTGCAGCCGCTGCTCGACCGCTTCAATGGCTCCGTGCGGCAAGCCGTGGAGAAGTTCAATGCGGACGCGAAGCACGCGGGCATGCCAACGTTGCCCATCGGCGAGCCGGTCAAGGTTGGCGATCCGAAGCTGTTGGCGGCGGACAATTGA
- a CDS encoding Antitoxin HicB has translation MLTYPATLVPDGDGYFVRFPDIPEALTQGRTREEALDMAADALRTAMDFYFEDGRRVPVPSRVKRGQVGIELPPSVAAKVLLLNTMLEQHVTAAELARRLHTSPQSVNRLVDLGHATKIDTVATALKALGRHMELVVR, from the coding sequence ATGCTGACTTATCCCGCCACGCTTGTCCCCGACGGCGATGGTTACTTCGTGCGGTTCCCCGACATCCCCGAGGCCCTCACCCAAGGCAGGACGCGTGAAGAGGCGCTCGACATGGCGGCCGACGCCCTGCGCACCGCCATGGACTTCTATTTCGAGGATGGGCGCCGCGTGCCGGTGCCGAGCCGCGTAAAGCGCGGCCAAGTTGGCATCGAACTGCCGCCGAGCGTCGCAGCGAAGGTGCTGCTGCTCAACACGATGCTGGAGCAACACGTGACCGCAGCGGAGTTGGCGCGACGTCTGCACACCAGCCCGCAGTCGGTCAACCGCCTCGTGGACCTGGGCCACGCCACCAAAATCGACACCGTTGCCACGGCACTGAAAGCATTGGGCCGGCACATGGAATTGGTCGTCCGGTAA
- a CDS encoding Glycosyl hydrolase, BNR repeat precursor gives MHRFRASVIASSLMLALSAGAAAAPAPAVPATAHDNANTASTWGALHWRMIGPFRAGRTLAVTGVPGQPTHFYMGTVDGGVWETHDTGRTWQPLFDDQPVQSIGAIAVAPSNPNILYVGTGESDMRSDIVQGDGMYKSVDAGKTWTHIGLNDSQQIAMIRVDPHNPNRVFVAALGHPYGPNAERGVFRSLDGGQTWKKVLGPNADTGAIDLIFKPGDANVIYASLWQTRRPPWAVYPPSNGPGSGLYKSTDGGSTWTHIEGNGFPSKGLGRIGLAISAAAPDRIYAIVDAEQGGLYRSDDAGKTWKKTSGDPRIWQRGWYFGQITADPKNPGRIYAMNTIELRSDDGGKTFLPMKGDPTGDDYHELWIDPNDPDRQIMGVDQGAIITTNGGRTWSSWFNQPTAQMYHVSTDNRFPYRVYGAQQDSGAAGVPSRSTYYPTINMMQFHEVTAGGESGMIAPDPQDPDIVYGGTVEKLDLKTQQTRDVDPTLSRPDIYRRTWTLPLVFNAVDKDTLYFGNQRLWQTRDGGEHWTAISPDLTRPDPAVPATLDAPTVADNLHQGPRRGVVYSIGSSPLNAKLLWAGTDDGLIWRTDDAGAHWSDVTPKQLGAWSKVGSISPSHFDQDTAFVSVDRHRLDDRKPYIYRTTYGGKSWQLITAGIPDGDFVDVVREDPVKKGMLYAGTDFGVFVSFDNGGQWHSLQQNLPAVSVRDLEVKHDDLVIATHGRGFWIMDDVSALRQLAAYPASWATRLYQPAVAYRVRMPMFTGTPLPKDEPIAENPPWGAYLDYSLASTPAKPIELSIFDANGKLVRSYSSADKAPRPDPAKINMTPDWFREPSVLETTPGLHRFVWPLRYAPPAALAHGDAFAEGAWAPPGQYTVKLTVDGKTFSEPLTVAHDPRVTIPETAYQQQFELARKVEAEGAKLAIATGEAHTLHAALQKARKDANGDLAKSIDALDAKVVAAADITEAPNPYNAWTFPPNNVQNFRYLGGAFMSLMQAVDGGADAAPSPDAQAGYTKLSGMLDASLQKWSALKTNELPALNAKLKAAGKKLISVESEKVKS, from the coding sequence ATGCATCGTTTTCGCGCGTCGGTGATTGCGTCCTCACTCATGCTCGCCTTGTCGGCCGGCGCCGCTGCGGCTCCAGCGCCGGCTGTGCCTGCCACCGCGCACGACAATGCGAACACCGCGTCCACATGGGGTGCTTTGCACTGGCGCATGATCGGGCCGTTCCGCGCCGGCCGCACGCTGGCGGTCACCGGTGTGCCGGGCCAGCCAACGCATTTCTACATGGGCACGGTCGATGGCGGCGTGTGGGAAACGCACGACACCGGCCGCACGTGGCAGCCGTTGTTCGATGACCAACCCGTGCAGTCGATCGGTGCGATCGCGGTCGCGCCTTCCAACCCGAACATCCTCTACGTCGGCACCGGCGAATCCGACATGCGTTCGGACATCGTGCAGGGCGACGGCATGTACAAGTCCGTCGATGCCGGCAAGACCTGGACGCACATCGGATTGAACGACTCGCAGCAGATCGCGATGATCCGCGTCGATCCGCACAATCCGAATCGCGTGTTCGTCGCGGCGCTGGGGCATCCCTATGGGCCGAATGCCGAACGCGGCGTGTTCCGTTCGCTGGACGGCGGCCAGACCTGGAAGAAGGTGCTGGGCCCGAACGCCGACACCGGCGCGATCGACCTGATCTTCAAGCCCGGCGATGCCAACGTGATCTACGCGTCGCTGTGGCAGACGCGGCGCCCGCCGTGGGCCGTGTATCCGCCGTCGAACGGGCCGGGTTCGGGCTTGTACAAATCCACCGACGGCGGCAGCACCTGGACGCACATCGAAGGCAACGGCTTCCCGTCCAAGGGCCTGGGCCGGATCGGCCTCGCGATTTCCGCCGCCGCGCCCGATCGCATCTACGCGATCGTCGATGCGGAGCAGGGCGGCCTGTACCGTTCCGACGACGCGGGCAAGACCTGGAAGAAGACCAGCGGCGATCCGCGCATCTGGCAGCGCGGCTGGTATTTCGGGCAGATCACCGCCGATCCGAAGAATCCCGGCCGCATCTACGCGATGAACACCATCGAACTGCGTTCGGACGACGGCGGCAAGACCTTCCTGCCGATGAAGGGCGATCCGACCGGCGACGATTACCACGAGCTGTGGATCGATCCGAACGATCCGGACCGCCAGATCATGGGCGTGGACCAGGGCGCGATCATCACCACCAATGGCGGCAGAACCTGGTCGAGCTGGTTCAACCAGCCGACCGCGCAGATGTACCACGTCAGCACCGACAACCGTTTCCCGTATCGCGTGTACGGCGCGCAGCAGGACTCCGGCGCGGCAGGCGTGCCCAGCCGCTCGACCTATTACCCCACGATCAACATGATGCAGTTCCACGAGGTCACCGCGGGCGGCGAGAGCGGCATGATCGCGCCCGATCCGCAGGACCCCGACATCGTGTATGGCGGCACCGTCGAGAAACTGGACCTCAAGACCCAGCAGACGCGCGACGTCGATCCGACGCTTAGCCGTCCAGACATCTACCGCCGCACCTGGACGCTGCCGCTGGTGTTCAACGCGGTGGACAAGGACACCTTGTATTTCGGCAACCAGCGGCTGTGGCAGACCCGCGACGGCGGCGAACACTGGACCGCGATCAGCCCGGACCTCACGCGTCCCGATCCGGCGGTGCCCGCGACGCTCGATGCGCCGACCGTCGCCGACAACCTGCACCAGGGCCCGCGCCGCGGCGTGGTGTATTCGATCGGCTCGTCGCCGCTGAATGCGAAGCTCTTGTGGGCCGGCACCGACGATGGCCTGATCTGGCGCACCGACGATGCCGGCGCGCACTGGAGCGACGTCACGCCGAAGCAACTCGGCGCGTGGTCCAAGGTCGGCAGCATTTCGCCCTCGCATTTCGATCAGGACACCGCGTTCGTGTCCGTCGATCGCCACCGGCTGGACGACCGCAAGCCGTACATCTATCGCACCACCTATGGCGGCAAGTCGTGGCAACTGATCACCGCCGGCATTCCCGACGGCGATTTCGTCGACGTCGTGCGCGAGGATCCGGTGAAGAAAGGCATGCTCTACGCCGGCACCGATTTCGGCGTGTTCGTGTCGTTCGACAACGGCGGCCAGTGGCATTCGCTGCAACAGAACCTGCCCGCGGTGTCGGTGCGCGACCTCGAGGTCAAGCACGACGATCTCGTGATCGCCACGCACGGCCGCGGTTTCTGGATCATGGACGACGTCTCGGCGCTGCGGCAGTTGGCGGCGTATCCGGCAAGCTGGGCCACGCGCCTGTACCAGCCCGCGGTCGCGTACCGCGTGCGCATGCCGATGTTCACCGGCACACCGCTGCCCAAGGACGAGCCCATCGCCGAGAACCCGCCGTGGGGCGCGTACCTCGATTACTCGCTGGCATCGACACCCGCGAAGCCGATCGAACTCTCGATCTTCGATGCGAACGGCAAGCTGGTGCGCAGCTATTCCAGCGCCGACAAGGCGCCCAGGCCCGATCCCGCGAAGATCAACATGACGCCCGACTGGTTCCGCGAACCGTCGGTGCTGGAAACCACGCCGGGCCTACACCGCTTCGTGTGGCCGCTGCGCTACGCGCCACCTGCGGCGCTGGCGCACGGCGACGCCTTCGCCGAGGGCGCGTGGGCGCCGCCCGGGCAATACACCGTGAAACTCACGGTCGATGGCAAGACCTTCAGCGAACCGCTGACCGTCGCGCACGATCCGCGCGTCACCATTCCTGAGACGGCCTACCAGCAGCAGTTCGAACTGGCGCGCAAGGTCGAAGCCGAAGGGGCAAAACTCGCAATCGCGACAGGCGAGGCGCACACGTTGCACGCCGCGTTGCAGAAAGCGCGCAAGGACGCCAACGGCGATCTTGCGAAATCCATCGACGCGCTGGACGCGAAAGTCGTGGCTGCGGCTGACATCACCGAGGCGCCCAACCCGTACAACGCCTGGACCTTCCCGCCCAACAACGTCCAGAACTTCCGTTACCTCGGCGGCGCATTCATGTCGCTGATGCAGGCCGTCGATGGCGGCGCCGACGCCGCGCCGTCGCCTGACGCGCAAGCGGGTTACACCAAGCTGAGCGGCATGCTGGATGCGTCGCTGCAGAAGTGGAGTGCGCTCAAGACGAACGAACTTCCGGCGTTGAACGCCAAGCTGAAAGCTGCGGGCAAGAAGCTAATCAGCGTCGAATCGGAGAAGGTGAAATCTTGA